In Epinephelus moara isolate mb chromosome 20, YSFRI_EMoa_1.0, whole genome shotgun sequence, the genomic stretch CACTTCCTCTGGCAGATCGCTGGGAATCTCCCCTCTATAAAAAGATACCTGTAGAGGATtcagagattaaaaaaataaataaacacacacacaaacatattttctaTGTGTTGTCCATATAGACTGATTGATGGGACAAATTAACAATTGCATTTCTAACCGACACTGAGCCAGGCGACTGTGGTAACCTGGTACAATTTACACTGAGTAACCATGAAGACAGAAACATCCATACAATGCAGCACAATAAATACTACCAAATAATAACTTTACATAACATGTTAATATTATATTGGTTTTCTTAGAGACCAATACTtaaattgtttgtgttttaaataaattctTTTGTACATTTGGAGGTCGTACTTTTCGGTTTGATGATTTACGCTAAGaggttttgggtttttttctgcatAGCATATGAATGAGCATAAATATGAGAAACGCCTTTCTATATAATATAAACCTACGTCTGACAGTTTCACAAAGGTAGCATGTATTATAGGATTGGCTTAGATCATATAACAGTGTCATTTAAAGGCTCATTTAAAGGCTCATTCAGATGAGATTTATTTCTCTAAGAAGAGAGGtgtttttaacatcacattattACTCTGATCAGTGATTTCAATCCCATCACGAGCACATTCGTGGGTAATAATTCCCCTCCACCCCTGTAATAATTACAAGGCACAATtccatccttttttttctgccatgTCGCTGGTCTTTCTGTAATTTAAATCCCGTAGGGGGTGACATCCTCGTCTTTTGAGTCGACCTCTGATTTTTTACAGTAGGATGAGCTgctggtacttttttttttttccttttatctaGGGGCGTCCCAAACAAGTTTCTTGCACCCCATCTCGATCCAAGTCATTTAATACTGAATAACTGCCAATATGGAGTCCCGATCTGATACCTTCCTAGATAATATAGCTGGACATTGCACACTTAAGTTATTTAATTATTCAAATCAAATGTATATGCTAGACAACTGAATAGCTCTGCAATGCAGTAGGAAAAAAATCCCTGCATCCAACCTGTTccttattgtttatttataacaaaataagtaaataggtataaaataacaaaccctCTCTTTATTGTTTTGGCCTTGTTGCgctcttgagggaatttctctgtccctttaagagactATTCTTCAGCGTGTGTTGCCTTAGTGCAGCTTTTGTACAAGTTACCTGAATGAACCATCGTCTGACTTTTTTTTGCGTGGATGATGCTACATAAATGCATTACTCTTATTGGCTTTAAGCTACCGTAGCTTTTGTTGCACTTTGCAGTAGCTGTGGTGAGTGTGATTGTCTTCGGTTCTGCACTGCTGCCTATCTGTCCTCCGCCTGCTGTGAAACACTGTGTGCTATAAACGCAAGATATTCTCACACTGAGCTGTAATGAAACGAGGGCTCAtaattttggtaaaaaaaaaataaacatatataaaCATTCTCATACTGCATTTTACTGTCAGTTATGGCATGTTATGTTTTGCTGTGGGTggcttttacacacacacacacacacacacacacacacacacacaggagctcAAGGGATTGGAGGACAAAAGGAGAACGGAGAGTTTAAGATGGCTGTTCCCCTTTTGTCTCTGCATGAAAGCTTTGTGAGTTTAAACACCAATGTGACAGCTGACGTAAAACAAAGGATTGGATCCTCTATATAATTCACTATAGCAAATCccagtcatttaaaaaatgccttGATCGGCCCTGATACTGATCTCTGAGattggatcgggacatccctagtttttTCTTATCAGCTCTAACTGCTTAGACTTttatatgaaaatgtaaatcAGTAACTGGGTTTGCTAATCTGATGATGCTGACATCGTCATATAGGCCTTACTGGGTACCACTATGataacagaaacatttaaattattaaatggGCTGTTGTCACTGCAGCTACAAGCTGGCACTGGTATCCTCTTTTTTGCCTGTATTTCTTCACATTTTGGCAAACTGGCACCATTATAAGTATGGTAAATTAGCTATTAGCTGGTCCTATTTATGATGTACCCACAGATGTAGAGACAACTACCAGTGGAATACTctgatactgaagaaaacttaaaaatttAGGATTCTTAGGCAAGCTCTGAAGGATCTTTAAGCTGATTTATGGCCATTTACTGTATTTGCAATGGAGATCATGATATCCTCGGAAGGTGTAAGTCACTCTAAATAATATCAGTATGTCAAGATTTGACAAAGTTATGACTCCAAGAATGAATGGCCTGCAATTTCCCAGTGATTAAAATGTCACCTCCCCCTGTAATGTAAGCCATATTCGGACGGGGCTTTAGTGTAGAATATATTGTGCAATGTCCAGATGAGTGATTTGAACAATTTGTTACTTATTGTTTGCTATAATGTAAATGAGATCATGCAGTCTTTGCACCAGGTGTACTGCCATGTACTGTGGAAATTTAAGATTCATAAAGTGACTTTGTGCACAGACAAATCAGCAGCAATCATTATTCCAGTCACTGCACCATCTTGTCTGTCTTACTTGTCCCCTCACTGGCACCTTCTGACCCTGAGCTGGACAGATGTAGACTTCCTTCAGATTCTTCAGGCTGGAGTAAAACTCAAAACACAGTCTTCCCGCCACACAGTCTGGTCTCTCTGGAGAAAACAGGAAAGCATAAAATGTCTCAAGGACACTTCTTACAAATAGCAGTTTCAGGACAATCATTAACAGCAGCACATCATTAGACCTCAGAAGGAAAGGAAGCAAGAGACAAAGTGTTTATTTAAGATACAGCTTCAAAGAGGACTTCAGACCTGTGCTGATATCCAAGCCTCTCTCAAAGCCGGCGAAGAACTGCTCTCCTTCCAGCATTTCACACAGGTCTGAAGGCTGAGGTCCATCATATTGCTCTGACAAAGACTGCACTCTGCTGTCCACCTGGGTAGGAAGCATCACAATCACCGTTTAGCATTTATGCGTAACTGTTACGATTTAATTCACACTGATTATGAAATTAGTGCCAAAGCTGAGAGAAAAAGCTGATATACAGACTGTCTTTGGCCTAAGTAGATCTCTTTAACTACACATTCAGAGCATAGAGAGCAGAATTACACACCTTGTTAGCAGGTAAACACTGCAGCATAACTTGTGAAGGATCAGTCTTCCTCTGGAGGACGAGAAACTGAACTCTAAACTGTTTAAGCTTTTGATAAACCTTCCTGACCACCCCACTGACACAGCGCTGAGTCGTGTACCACAGCCAGTACCTGTGATGGTGCACACAAAGCTGTGTTAATGCCATGTAAATATATTAATCAAACAAACATTATGAGAACATATGACAGATACCTACCAGGAGAAATGTGTGATGTAGAAAATGGCATACAAATGGGTGACGTAGAGAGACACTTGCGATGTAATGTCAGTCCAGGTTTGGGCAGTGGGGTCTCCGTGTAGCAAATGCAAACAGGACATATCGACTGTATGGCCTGCAGCAGCGCCAGATATGTTAATATATGCTTATACATTCTGTTATAAACATGTCTGAGAGCAAGGACATACTGTACCTGTGACTCCAGATGGCAGAGGGATCTGAACTTTGACACGCTGCAGGAAATCTATGCTGGGAGtctgagagaggcagaggagagggcTAACTGTGGCCTGAGGATCACCACACAGCGTCTGGACCTCTGACACAGACACCTGCAGCACCtacagaaggagagacaaaCTAAAGTCTTGCAAATCACAGATATCACAATGACACACTGATATCCATATGATGTAGTGTTACCTGTAAGGTTATGACGCGGGTCTGCACGGTGGAGTCTGGAGGAAAGTGGAGCTTAACTCCAGGGTCGGCGCTGGATACCAGCAGAGCGCCAGCTGGTGTGACAGAGCAACTGTCCTTTACTGGACGGGACACTGCCATAAACCAGGAGAACTGTCTCACCGAGCAGCAGGCCAGCTACAGGTACACCAACACTCATTAAAATTTTGTACTGCCAAGGAAAaaaagcttaaagggacagttcactccaaaatcagatatacatatttttccttttacctgtagcgctgtttatcagtctagattgttttggtgtgagttgacgAGAGGCTCCTGCTCGTGACAGTGtgacatgtaaacattaatggtgtcttccttagctgagctgtaatgttagcttgctCAGTGcagctaggtgagctagcagtggatgcacacttccttctacatggtgatgcagttggtggatgtagttcagtagacagaaaatagtctctacatgaaactgctcacaacaaggtctgtgaattatcttgagtaactgggtcatgatttctggaaagagacattgctgttgagttttttttaagtgtatttcTGGGGgcttttagcaccacaagctgagtgccatctagttccattatattcaaaagaaggcagacatctctacagctgatatcttcaacactcagcaactcacaacaaaacaatctcaattgataaacagcactacaggtaagaggaaaaacatgtatttttaattttggggtgaactgtccctttaaagacaACTGTAACAAATGAGGTTTTACACGTTACCCTTGCTGGACGTCCACCAGGGTGGCTGCTGTGGCTCTCGCTTCCCCTCCTCAGAACAGTGGGCAGAGTGCTCCATGACTGTCCGTCAAACCTCTGCACCACCACCTCCCTTCTTCGTGTGCGATGatatgacacacacacctccacaggCTATACAGAGTTCAAAGTTGAAGCACATTTACGTCAGATAAGTGCAGGAAAGAGCACACTGTGACAAGATGGAACGAGAATAACCCGTGAACACTAACGACTATTTTCAAAAAAGTCTTCACAATACTAATTTTAAGAACTGGTCCAGCAATGTGGTGCTGAACTTCTGTAAGAATTGGGGAACTTCTTAAATAGGGATGAGTGAGTAATGGTTTCCTGAATTATTCATCACCACTTGTGCCCATCACTTTTCTGAAAAACAGATTTCATAATAATGGATCAAAATCTGTGCAGAGGAGATCGAcatatcctgacttttaatCCCACTGTGTCAAGCTCCACAAATATTGAATCCTACAATTCCCATAATGCCACACTTTCCGTTAGCTCCTCAATGCCTGGTGAATGCCCATGTCTCTTAAACTCCACACCTTTAGTGTGTAATGCAGACTTTCTGTTATAGATTCTTCTCTAAGTCCAAACTGAGGTtgccctgatgacatcactatgacTTAATCAGGGTTATTTTTTCAGACAAGGCTCCTCCAAAGCCACTGACAACATTATACAACAGCTCTTTTACAGAGTAGTCCCAGAAATGATGAGGAAACCAATATAAATGCGTAAAATCCATGCAGTGTCCCTATAACAGACGTGGTATAATACCTTTAGAAATGTAATTCCATGAGGACGAAGTTCCAGTGGACGACTCAGCAACACGTCATGCTCCTCCAGCCACACCCACTTCCTCTCCGGCCTTATCTCAACCCACTCCAGTCTTGTGGTTGTCGCCAGGCACCCCGGGGGGAACAGCAGCTCAGCCCCCCCTGGGAGAAACACATGACACCCAGCAGACGAAACACAGAAACTAAGGAGCAAAAAAGGAGCATGACATCTTTAATCTTAATCTGGTCAGAGACACCTTAACTGACAGTATTATTGCAGATTGAGAAAATGTTTCCACACTGAGAGTGACACTGTACCTGTGCTGATTATATCCAAGGTGCAACTCTTGAATTTTTGTTTCTGCTCGATCTAGTTAGAAAACAGTGATGCAACAGAGTGAATATGTTGACAGTAAATGTAACGCTGTTTTAGTACAGGCgaaattatttaaaaactaATCAACTTGAAGCTTATTCTCCTGTGCTCACCAGGTgtaggagggagaggaggaggggttgGAGGACGTCCCAAAGGATTGTCACGCACATCTATTTTCAGCAGAGGCAGTTTGTTCAGACAATGTGGGATCATGCGGAGGTCGTTGCTGTAGATGACAAGCTCCCTGAGGGCGACAAGGGAGCCTGGGCAACAAAGGAAAACTCATTTgcacctttctttttttactgctGCCTTCATGCTTGAGaattcttgtttattttttgaaacAGTCTTTCACTGACACTCCCACTCAGCCTTACACCCTTACCCAGGCTCTCTGGTAGTTGCTTCAGCTTGTTGTGAGACAATTCCAGTTTCACAAGCTCCCCCAGACAACCAATTTCATCAGGTAGCTGCTGAAGGAGGTTGTGTGAAATATCCAGTGTCTGCAGCGCTTTCATTTGACCCAGGCTCGGGGGAAGAGAGACCAGCTCGTTCCCCAGGAGGGAGAGGTAGGTGAGGGAGGACAGCTGGCCTATATCAGGAGGCAATGCTGAGAGGTGGTTGTGACACAGGAGCAAAGAGGACAGAGCGGGCAAGCTGAGAAGGCAGGATGGCAGACAGGAGAGGTGGTTGAAGGAGAGATCCAGGTGAACCagatgagagagggaggaaacagATGTGGGCAAAGTGGTGAGGAGGCCAGGCAGCGGGTCACCTTGCGAGTCATAAAAACAGTGTCCTTGAAATAGAAAGAAAAGGGGGTAATGAGACAGAGAATTACACCCatattacattgcattaaaatAGCATTTACTGTATCTACTTTAGTATGTTAGAACCAATGAAATAAGGTGAATtaagccagtggttcccaactggtccagacatggggtccagatttctcctgagtcattaattcaaggtctacacagtttaatatattcagcgtatCACTTAAAAACCAAAACTCTATGTTGGAAATTCACTGCTctgtcacttgcagtccattcagaatggacctgcgacccacttctggatcgcgacccaccagttgggaactgcTGAATTAACCCATTTAACCATCTATTCTAAGCAGCAGTTGATACCACATGAAATTAATCAGAAAAGTACCCCGAACAGCCAGTGAATGCAGCTCTGTCAGATGGTGCAGGACATCCAGAGCACCATCCAGGGCTGCTTTATCCTCAGAGCCCAGTCTCAGGTACTGGAGCCCCCTCAGCTGCTCCGGGACGGACCCCCAAAGCAGAGGCAGTGCAGCTGCTCCTCCCTGGTACACATCCAGGGTCAGCCTTGTATCAGTCAGCACAGCTGGGAGCTCCACAGAGGGAGGCAAAGGTGGAGTCAGAGAcacagcagaggaagaagaagatgaggatgaggaaAAATTGGCATGGTGATGGGTGGGGAAGTAAGAGGAGAAGAGGCTTGATATGGAGGGAGCACAGGTGTCCATGAGGCTGGAGGGGGACACAGAGGGAGCATCCCTCTCTGGCTCAACAACTTCTGCTTGGCTCTCAGACATCACACCGCTTGACATCGTCGGTCCAGCCTCCCTCTCTGACTTCTCCTGATCCTGGTACACAAGCTCTCTGCACAGCCTCAGAGCCAACATGTCCGTGGAAGGGTCTGGTACTCCACCTGTGGATGTTATTGAAGGTGCCACTCCCACTTCTTCATCCTCCGACCTGCCTGGCATCACAGTCCAGCCGGCTGCCTGCTCTCCATCCTCTTCATCAGGAGCTGCCTCTTCCTCGCTGCTTCTCTCCATTGAAGACACTGTTAATAACTACAGACAGCTAACTGGCTAAAAACTTCCTAAAGGTCCGACACTGGTCCGAGGGTGTCTCTCTGCATGGTGTGTCTGTAATGTCACCCATTACACTATCACATATAGTCATTAAAGTCAAACATAGCTAAACGACTGCCATTAATAAACGACCAGGCACATGTAACTGACATGTTTGCTGAGTGGTAAGTTATAACTGTTacagtaatgttagctgttagctcgtCACATTACGTGAATGTTAGCTAAAAAGTCACATATCTAATGCTCTCTGTGGCGACATTAATAACCGTTATGTACCGTTTCTCATATTACTCACGAGCTAATGTAGCGTTATTTACTAAATAATATGAATTATCAATCTCTGTGTTAAGTTGTTTCTCTCTCGAGCTCTCTGATTTCTTTCACTTCCTTGTGTTCgacaatgtttttaaagaaaaagccTGTCGTCACAGTCGCGCGTACGTTTTACTGTACATTGTCTACCGACGGTTGACAGGAGCATCTGCATGGATCTAAAATTAAGGAGCCCCGCCCTTCCAGTTGTTGTTGTGTATAAAACGAGCGCCTTCATGCTTGCGCCGCCAAAGTTTCAACTCAGGGCGGGACAGGCTGACAACGTGTGCACTCGCTGTTGGTTCCTGCTCGGCCAGCGGGCGGCGCTGTTTAATCTGATGTGTTAGGTGAGTAAATAATATATGAACACATGACACATGGTTCAAGTTCTAATAATTCtaattatattaaattaaaatgtttaaagcgTCTGATAAAAGCAGTTATGGTAATAGTGTTTGATATGCTTTCTTTGGTGATGCATGGGTCCATTTATCATGAGTTATATGTTGAGTTTTACAGCCAGTAATTcatcctacacaaaaatgattatttttttaaatatcaaataataaaaataaaaaatgataataataataataataataacaataataataatgataataataatgataatacaaaaaatacaaaagcatCTTAAAAACAAATTGTGCAAATCCATTGGAATAATTCAATATTcaattattatttatgtatttaagatgggattttatttattcaactttttttttttaaccagtcaagtcattatgaaaaaaatatatatttacaatgGCTGCCTGGCAAAAGATAAAGCCTCTTGGGGGGAAGGGGTAGGGACACAAAAGAAATgaagaattttttatttttattttattttctatttgttttctttagtctTATGATTAATTGGAATTTAGACAaggtacatttatttattgcacatttcagcaacaaggCAATTGAAATTGCTCTACATGAAACATCAAAACCATCAAGACatactgcaaaaaataaaaggacatttaaaaacaattcatTAAAGAAGTAGAGAATAGAAATTAATAAGTTAAAATATATTAAGACAGGTATAAgaatacaagaataaaagttacggtgcaattaaaatcaataaacaaaacTGAATAACAACAGTTATAGtgaaattaaaatcaataaaaaactgaataacAAAAGTTATGGTgcaattaaaatcaataaaaatatgtGATTAATAAAAGTTACATTGTAGTAAAAAAATTGAATAATAAAATTTACAGCGCAGTGTAAGAAATTAATaactatttaatttaataaaaggcagagacaaataGAAAAATCTTCaaccttgatttaaaagaactcAGAGTAGGCTGAAGTaagatttaagacatttatctgttttaaaaatatatatatcagcTGTGGTAGACTGAGTTTGTAAACTGTATTCAAGTAAGTTTAAAGTGACCTACTGCTATATAATTTTGTTTGAATTATCATTCTCTTCACAGGGCTACACATCTTGTTTTTATCTAATGACCCATCTGTGGCCCATCAGTATGTACAAACTGCTCTGCATGTTGGCAAATAAATTGTGTCAAAAGTCACATTTACTTATGTGGAAAAGAATTTGTTAGATTCAGATAAGCGGTGCCAAAGGGAGACAGTAGTTCACAAACCTCCCAGTGCGGCTGTCATCATCTGTTCAGACATATGCATTTTGAATCACTCTTCTTGGAGCTCAGCCAGAATGACTTTTCTTTTGGTGCATCCAAGGGACACCTTGTCCATGTTCACAATgtaaatcctttttgtttgtatgttccTGTTAAATAAATCGTAACTCTACAAATGTGTTAACTTtaacataacatttaaaaacaggtcagaatggtttattattttcaatAGTTTATGtactctcttttttcttttttagtctatttatttattaatttaaaggaTCCCCAATGATACCAATGGCACCAGCTGGGGTCAGAAGAACTGCCCACCCAATCTTCCCTGTGAACCTGAGACTTTTGGGGCCCTGTGTCAgacgcccccccccccagctCTGACTGGTAGTAGTCACAGTTGATAGAGtaggaatattttttttaagaagaaGAACCTGAGCTGACGATGGTTTCACGATGGTTTCACGATGGTTTCACAACAAGATATATTCTCGAAGGAATCATGCCCCAAACAGAACTGGATCACTGCCCATCAAGATATCATCAAGACTGTTGGCAGCCTGATTCTACGAATAGTTTGTTGGAGGACGTTTTccagaaaaacatttcattgttattgttgaaaGTACTTCAAATGCAAGTGATTTGGGATTTCATTACTATTTCTTGGGACACCCTACTACCATTTTCTATTTTGTAAGGAGGACAtcgcaaacaaaacaaattgtaCAGTGTTTTGTATTAGTACACGTTTCTCAAACCAAGGCAGTTATCATAATATATATTTGGGGGGACGCCCCAACCCCAAtatacagattaaaaaaatataaatttactCTGCTGCAACAGGCAAACAAGCACTGCtgtctgaaataatcattagtgCAACCAcagttatccatccatccattctcatctgcttatccggggccagatcgcgggggcagcaggccagccaaagcaccccagacatccctctccccagcaatgctttccagctcctcctgggggaccccaagggtttccaggccagatgagcttctgggtctgccccggagactcctaccagtgggatgcgccctgaaacacctctaatgggaggtgcccaggaggcatcctgatcggatgcccaaaccacctcaactgacccctttcgacacaaagGAGATGGGTTCTATTCCGAACTCCCTtgggatgtctgagctccttaccctgtctctaaggctgagcccaaccACCCCaaaaaggaaactcattttggccacttgtatccacaatctcaatCTTTTGGTCATTCGGTCAGAAATACTTGAAGTCcatcgcttgaggcagtaactctccccaaACTGtagggggcaatccaccggtttctgCCAGAGAatcatggcctcagatttggaggtgatGACTCTCATTCCAACCGCTTCATactcagctgcaaaccgccccagtgtatgcaggaggtcacggtgtgatgaagccaacagaaccacatcatatGCGAAAAgtagagatgcaattctgaggtccccaaaccagacCTCTTCCCCCCGGCTACACCtcaagatcctgtccatgaatatcacaaacaggattgcTGACAAGGGGCAACCctggcggaggccaacacccaccgagAATGTGTTTGACCTTACGCAGAGTATGTGGATGCAACTCTCACTTTGGACATACAGGGACCGGATGGCTCATAGCAGCACCCCAGTATCCCATAGTCCTGCACTACCCCCCACAAGACTCCAATGAATAAACTTAACAGATTGCCGTTATTATTAATATTGGTTCCACAGTTGTGCATGTGGTGTTACCGTACCCCAGTGGAAGCCATTACTTAGCTGCTGTGGGTAGGTATAATCAATATATCTGTACTGTTTCTCTATTTCATTACAttcaaatgtgttaaaaagtggaaaactagGATGTAATATTAGTGTTATGTAGGCTATATCACTATCGATTGTCAATTTTATAAAGTGTTAgtatcatagtatagtttgtcataaaaaagtgTGAGTGTACATTTTTCCTGCGCGCTGGGCTTCAGtcatatgctggctccctaAAATGGCACTAAGTCATCAAAACTTTCAAAACCCCTGATCTAAGATGTTTGTCTCAAAATACTCTAAAATAGTTGCTGTTTAGCTTCTAAAAATGTCTCCTGGAGGGAATTCCCCCCAAAACCCCCTGGAGGGTTGGATTGCAGAGAGTGGCTTGAACATGGCCCCCCATTGATAAATGGGTGATTCCGGCCCTGTCTCAAACCTGAGATGAAGTTACTGCGGGTCCTTTCttgaaaaaaacattggaaGTGTTTCTTGCATTGCAAAATTATCACAAATAAACAAGACCAAACAACCGTAAGTGCGCACTGTCAAAGGTTTGCTTTATTGATCGAAACAATAGGCTCATGCATAGTCCAAAATCAATACACATTATCCCTAATGATAACAACTGTTACAAAAGAAAGATCCGATATGACCCAGTTGATatgaacagacaaaaaaatacgAACACATTGAGGATGATACATTTAGAGAGGACAAAACAAAACGCGTTGTTCCGCCTGGGGACAAACATTTGACAGATGTCACAGCGAACTGGGTGCCCGCTCGTTGACTTCACGTCTCACCAGCGGTATGGATTGTGATTGGTCACTTTCGCAACTATTTCAACTGTGATTGGTTGCTGTGCACTGCGACGTCGATTATGATTGGACAAGCCGGTTAACTCCTCCCAGTACACACGGACAGAGTGAGTGAAATAACAACAACTCCCCGTGTCTCACCATACAACCTTACCACCTATTTAACCAGCTCAGGCCTAAGGTTAATGACACATTTACTGCCTGGGTTGAACTACAGCATGAGGTACTTTCAGATAATATAACTTTAACGACGTCACCTACATTGACAAAAGTGACTTCTACCGTTAGCTAGAAGGCTAAAAACAGTTAGCAGACAAACTCC encodes the following:
- the pidd1 gene encoding p53-induced death domain-containing protein 1, translated to MERSSEEEAAPDEEDGEQAAGWTVMPGRSEDEEVGVAPSITSTGGVPDPSTDMLALRLCRELVYQDQEKSEREAGPTMSSGVMSESQAEVVEPERDAPSVSPSSLMDTCAPSISSLFSSYFPTHHHANFSSSSSSSSSAVSLTPPLPPSVELPAVLTDTRLTLDVYQGGAAALPLLWGSVPEQLRGLQYLRLGSEDKAALDGALDVLHHLTELHSLAVRGHCFYDSQGDPLPGLLTTLPTSVSSLSHLVHLDLSFNHLSCLPSCLLSLPALSSLLLCHNHLSALPPDIGQLSSLTYLSLLGNELVSLPPSLGQMKALQTLDISHNLLQQLPDEIGCLGELVKLELSHNKLKQLPESLGSLVALRELVIYSNDLRMIPHCLNKLPLLKIDVRDNPLGRPPTPPPLPPTPDRAETKIQELHLGYNQHSFCVSSAGCHVFLPGGAELLFPPGCLATTTRLEWVEIRPERKWVWLEEHDVLLSRPLELRPHGITFLKPVEVCVSYHRTRRREVVVQRFDGQSWSTLPTVLRRGSESHSSHPGGRPARLACCSVRQFSWFMAVSRPVKDSCSVTPAGALLVSSADPGVKLHFPPDSTVQTRVITLQVLQVSVSEVQTLCGDPQATVSPLLCLSQTPSIDFLQRVKVQIPLPSGVTGHTVDMSCLHLLHGDPTAQTWTDITSQVSLYVTHLYAIFYITHFSWYWLWYTTQRCVSGVVRKVYQKLKQFRVQFLVLQRKTDPSQVMLQCLPANKVDSRVQSLSEQYDGPQPSDLCEMLEGEQFFAGFERGLDISTERPDCVAGRLCFEFYSSLKNLKEVYICPAQGQKVPVRGQVSFYRGEIPSDLPEEVARKRKGLDSQWLATLPLRLPALNSDNNYVMEEIQYPPLNLGDPESGYLTEANLLSISLQIGQDWRVIGINLGLSYQELDRIQFKYRDNLGALVLDMLFHWARGQKNAGPGAASRLVAAMIESGRRDLAEEIEDIVSIGRRKYSESLRRVGLEAESSSLCDTQQ